A single region of the Vitis riparia cultivar Riparia Gloire de Montpellier isolate 1030 unplaced genomic scaffold, EGFV_Vit.rip_1.0 scaffold785_pilon_pilon, whole genome shotgun sequence genome encodes:
- the LOC117910595 gene encoding uncharacterized protein LOC117910595, with the protein MSDAIEASTSSSSSPRESVFIHPRREPFEHGLLPIPKLIFTDPNATLAPLRDKLVVAAADHPARRVDSKALSDALQISLDHARLVVDTLTSVLHDDADPLVRAKSSEIDAVGADVYDLILFLYIQSYKRLLPRTHKDSAAVADVWPSTSAFDGYLSALSPLQLVRSNSRRFMLH; encoded by the coding sequence ATGAGCGACGCCATTGAAGCTTCCACATCGTCTTCATCTTCGCCCAGAGAGTCAGTCTTCATCCACCCTAGGCGCGAGCCCTTCGAGCATGGTCTCCTCCCAATTCCCAAACTTATCTTCACCGACCCCAACGCAACCCTAGCTCCGTTGCGCGACAAGCTCGTAGTCGCCGCCGCCGACCATCCTGCTCGACGGGTCGACTCGAAGGCGCTCTCCGATGCTCTCCAGATCTCGCTCGACCATGCCCGGCTCGTTGTGGACACCCTCACTTCAGTCCTCCACGACGACGCTGACCCGCTTGTTAGGGCGAAGTCGAGCGAGATTGACGCGGTGGGGGCCGATGTTTATGATCTGATTCTGTTTCTCTATATTCAGTCCTATAAGAGGTTGCTTCCCCGGACGCATAAGGATTCAGCGGCGGTGGCGGATGTCTGGCCGTCGACGTCGGCTTTTGATGGGTATTTGTCAGCGTTGTCGCCACTccag